In Aedes albopictus strain Foshan chromosome 3, AalbF5, whole genome shotgun sequence, the following are encoded in one genomic region:
- the LOC109426952 gene encoding cytochrome P450 4c21-like gives MENSAAPTVLTYVIFLVIFAFWWVVVRYLCSIRYAWQIPSYPVRIPVLGHTLMFSGKNTEWAFRTMVRVFRTEQRLTKLVLGPIPVVLVHHPDLLQKVLTSADMYDKPFVYDMMKLGRGLITERNGWIWKQTRKAVNPAFSQKILSGFVPIFDSRAKKLVERLQPLADGVTGINLLEYVATSTLEMIFSTTMGCKLHERPGEKEYVYHLERIQNSLGERLLNVDKYLEPLYRFSSSFKREMKSRVFCDAFADKIIQERRAKIERENNNTNEEAETNYDSLEEHLKSNIFLDEILNFRLEGTPLTDLEVSEHLRTMMAAGNETSALTTCYVCLFLAQNPEIQEKVLSEMQEVFNSPTIELNAESLKQLQYTDMVIKETLRLIPVVPFISRETGCEIELDGVRIPPGQILVMNFYALHRRKDFWGDEPERFDPERFRPEAIRQRHPYAYAPFSAGFRNCIGSRYAMYSLKTMLTRLLMAFEVRTTIRQEDMKFKFEITMKLVGPHTVQLVRRNQIGNQTPND, from the exons ATGGAGAACTCAGCAGCGCCAACGGTGCTGACGTACGTGATTTTTCTGGTCATTTTTGCGTTCTGGTGGGTGGTGGTGCGATACTTGTGTTCGATCCGATATGCGTGGCAAATTCCTTCGTACCCGGTGAGGATTCCGGTGCTGGGTCACACCCTGATGTTTTCTGGGAAAAACACCGAGTGGGCTTTTCGGACAATGGTCAGAGTTTTTCGAACTGAGCAGCGGCTGACGAAACTTGTGCTGGGGCCGATTCCGGTGGTGCTGGTTCATCACCCGGATTTGCTGCAGAAGGTGCTTACTAGTGCTGACATGTACGATAAGCCGTTCGTGTACGATATGATGAAGCTGGGACGCGGACTCATTACGGAGCGAA ATGGATGGATCTGGAAGCAGACTAGGAAAGCGGTGAATCCAGCTTTCAGTCAGAAAATTCTGAGTGGATTTGTACCGATCTTCGATTCTCGTGCAAAGAAGCTTGTTGAACGACTTCAACCATTGGCCGATGGAGTAACGGGTATCAATCTTCTGGAGTATGTTGCAACGAGTACCTTAGAAATGATATTTAGCACAACCATGGGCTGCAAACTGCATGAAAGACCTGGGGAAAAGGAGTACGTCTATCACTTGGAAAG GATCCAGAATAGTCTGGGCGAAAGACTCCTGAACGTTGACAAGTATCTTGAACCACTGTACCGATTCTCATCCAGTTTCAAACGAGAAATGAAGTCTCGGGTGTTTTGTGATGCATTTGCCGACAAAATCATTCAAGAACGTCGTGCCAAGATCGAacgagaaaataacaacactaaTGAGGAAGCCGAGACAAACTACGACAGTTTGGAGGAGCATCTGAAGTCTAACATATTTCTGGATGAAATACTGAACTTCCGACTAGAAGGTACTCCTCTGACGGATTTGGAGGTGTCCGAACATCTTCGCACTATGATGGCTGCG GGAAATGAAACATCAGCGCTAACCACCTGCTATGTTTGCCTATTCCTCGCGCAAAATCCAGAAATTCAGGAAAAAGTTCTTTCGGAGATGCAAGAAGTCTTCAACTCTCCGACCATCGAGCTCAACGCTGAATCTCTCAAGCAGCTCCAGTACACTGACATGGTTATAAAGGAAACGCTTCGCCTCATCCCCGTTGTACCGTTCATATCCCGCGAAACGGGCTGCGAAATCGAACTGGACGGCGTTCGGATACCTCCGGGTCAAATACTGGTCATGAACTTCTACGCCCTCCATCGACGGAAGGACTTCTGGGGAGACGAACCGGAGCGATTCGACCCGGAAAGGTTCCGTCCGGAAGCCATCCGGCAGAGGCATCCATATGCGTATGCTCCGTTCAGTGCCGGGTTTAGGAACTGCATTGGGAGTCGGTATGCCATGTACTCATTGAAGACCATGTTGACGAGGTTGCTGATGGCGTTCGAGGTGCGAACAACTATACGACAGGAGGACATGAAGTTCAAGTTCGAGATTACCATGAAGCTAGTTGGACCACACACGGTACAGCTTGTGAGAAGGAATCAAATAGGTAATCAAACTCCCAATGATTAG